The following coding sequences lie in one Acidimicrobiales bacterium genomic window:
- a CDS encoding GlsB/YeaQ/YmgE family stress response membrane protein: MIGFIVFGLVVGALARLLVPGRQRLSLVATLVLGLVGSIVGGVVANALGTGDIFELNFLGAVVAIAAAVVLIVIGERVSQART; encoded by the coding sequence ATGATCGGCTTCATCGTCTTCGGATTGGTGGTGGGCGCCCTTGCCCGGTTGCTGGTTCCCGGCCGCCAAAGGCTGTCGCTCGTCGCCACCCTCGTGCTCGGCCTGGTGGGGTCGATCGTCGGCGGTGTGGTCGCCAACGCCCTGGGCACCGGCGACATCTTCGAGCTCAACTTCCTCGGCGCCGTGGTGGCCATCGCCGCGGCCGTCGTGCTCATCGTCATCGGCGAACGCGTGAGCCAAGCCCGCACCTGA
- a CDS encoding TetR/AcrR family transcriptional regulator has translation MPAAARPRRTQEERRAQTRTALLDATVDCLVDLGFASTTTTEVTRRAGVSVGALLHHFPSKADLLTAAVAHVLDRRQDEFRKSMANLDPGADRVDAAIDLLWSSFSGPTFVAWLELWVAARTDPELAEVVAAVDEDFVRTSKELYRELFPPEEYPRVGLDTLPFVFAVMDGAALQRLVPHGEDADAVIDILKTLARLAFLREPGGQEAE, from the coding sequence GTGCCCGCCGCTGCCCGTCCCCGTCGCACCCAGGAAGAGCGCCGGGCCCAGACCCGCACCGCCTTGCTCGACGCCACCGTCGACTGCCTGGTCGACCTCGGCTTCGCCTCCACGACGACCACCGAGGTGACCCGGCGGGCGGGCGTGTCGGTGGGCGCCTTGCTGCACCACTTCCCCAGCAAGGCCGACCTGCTGACGGCGGCCGTGGCCCACGTGCTCGACCGCCGCCAGGACGAGTTCCGCAAGTCGATGGCCAACCTCGACCCCGGCGCCGACCGGGTCGACGCCGCCATCGACCTGTTGTGGTCGAGTTTCTCGGGACCCACGTTCGTGGCGTGGCTCGAACTGTGGGTCGCCGCCCGCACCGACCCCGAGCTGGCCGAGGTGGTGGCTGCGGTCGACGAGGACTTCGTGCGCACGTCGAAAGAGCTCTACCGAGAGCTCTTCCCGCCCGAGGAGTACCCGCGCGTCGGCCTCGACACCTTGCCGTTCGTGTTCGCCGTGATGGACGGCGCCGCGCTGCAACGGCTGGTGCCCCACGGCGAGGACGCGGATGCAGTGATCGACATCTTGAAGACCCTTGCCCGGCTCGCGTTCCTGCGTGAGCCCGGCGGACAGGAGGCGGAATGA
- a CDS encoding diiron oxygenase, which yields MSTAIKDEAWYALLDRLNEQSVTKHFDAYADIDWDSEEMRLDPEDPRWELSAEDPLSRTEWYRSLPAPARARLGCEMTASKMKTGLQFESSLKRGLLEFAEGLPNRSPEFRYAYHEVIEEAQHALMFQEFVNRSGFDAAGLGALERFGARFVVRIARRFPPLFFVFVLGGEDPIDFVQRRSLRRDDLHPLLERIMRIHVTEEARHLSFARHYLKRTVPALGPARRAVLAVGAPMILAVMAQLMLQPSSQIVQRHGIPKAVIDEAYRKNPEHKRVTGESLQKVMTLCKELGLLRPPFGRLWRALGLRPS from the coding sequence ATGAGCACGGCAATCAAGGACGAGGCCTGGTACGCGCTGCTCGACCGGCTGAACGAGCAGTCGGTGACCAAGCACTTCGATGCCTACGCCGACATCGACTGGGACAGCGAGGAGATGCGCCTCGACCCCGAGGACCCCCGCTGGGAGCTCAGCGCGGAGGACCCGCTCAGTCGTACCGAGTGGTACCGCTCGTTGCCTGCACCCGCTCGTGCCCGGCTGGGGTGCGAGATGACGGCGTCGAAGATGAAGACGGGGCTGCAGTTCGAGAGCAGCCTCAAGCGTGGGTTGCTGGAGTTCGCCGAGGGGCTGCCCAACCGCTCGCCCGAGTTCCGCTACGCCTACCACGAGGTGATCGAGGAAGCGCAGCACGCCCTCATGTTCCAAGAGTTCGTGAACCGCTCCGGCTTCGACGCCGCCGGGCTCGGCGCCCTCGAACGGTTCGGCGCTCGCTTCGTCGTGCGGATCGCCCGCCGCTTCCCGCCGTTGTTCTTCGTGTTCGTGCTCGGCGGCGAAGACCCCATCGACTTCGTGCAACGGCGCAGCCTCCGCCGCGACGACCTGCACCCGTTGCTCGAGCGCATCATGCGCATCCACGTCACCGAAGAGGCCCGGCACCTGTCGTTCGCCCGGCATTACCTCAAGCGCACCGTGCCCGCCCTCGGGCCGGCGCGCCGCGCCGTGCTGGCGGTGGGCGCACCGATGATCCTCGCCGTGATGGCGCAGCTCATGCTGCAGCCGTCGTCGCAGATCGTGCAGCGCCACGGCATCCCCAAGGCCGTCATCGACGAGGCGTACCGGAAGAACCCGGAGCACAAGCGGGTGACCGGCGAGTCGCTGCAGAAGGTGATGACGTTGTGCAAGGAGCTGGGCCTCCTCCGTCCGCCGTTCGGGCGGCTGTGGCGGGCCCTCGGCCTCCGACCTTCGTGA
- a CDS encoding amidase: protein MTAAGLLDQYRRGQVSPVEVVAAVEERAAEVEPTFNTLTATAFEQARADAAASAARYAEGRPLPLDGVPVVVKDMIDTAGLRTTYGSKMFVDHVPHDDAPVVAALRAAGAVVVGKAATHEFAWGITTDNAHFGPTRNPRSPAHVPGGSSGGSGAALAAGLVPLALGTDTVGSVRIPAAFCGVVGLRPTYGLVDTTGVFPLAPSFDVVGPMAATVADVRLLLGAMAPVGGARASARIGVCPDLDQLPLGPWARAGLDAALRLAGDVATVAFPDAPPLFETASTIVLAEALHTHRRAGLWPSRADDYSDELRPRFASAEAVNLPRYLDAQEARRRLMRTVAGLFEEVDVLLSAVSTVAPLPIGADPTGFREAVMTCTALQSLCGLPACVVPVGVDAEGLPTAVQVTGACGADALVLDAAERLQSHLQ from the coding sequence GTGACCGCCGCCGGCCTCCTCGACCAGTACCGCCGAGGCCAGGTGTCGCCGGTGGAAGTGGTGGCCGCGGTGGAGGAACGGGCGGCCGAGGTCGAGCCCACCTTCAACACGCTGACGGCAACAGCCTTCGAGCAGGCCCGCGCCGATGCCGCGGCGTCGGCCGCCCGCTATGCCGAAGGGCGGCCCCTGCCGCTCGACGGCGTGCCCGTTGTGGTCAAGGACATGATCGACACCGCCGGGCTGCGCACCACGTACGGGTCGAAGATGTTCGTCGACCACGTGCCGCACGACGATGCCCCGGTGGTGGCCGCGCTGCGCGCCGCAGGCGCGGTCGTCGTCGGCAAGGCCGCCACCCATGAGTTCGCCTGGGGGATCACCACCGACAACGCCCACTTCGGCCCGACCCGCAACCCCCGCTCGCCTGCCCACGTGCCGGGCGGCTCCAGCGGTGGGTCGGGCGCTGCCCTGGCGGCAGGGCTGGTGCCCTTGGCGCTGGGCACCGACACGGTGGGGTCGGTGCGCATCCCGGCGGCGTTCTGCGGCGTGGTCGGGTTGCGGCCTACCTACGGCCTCGTCGACACCACCGGCGTCTTCCCGCTGGCGCCGTCGTTCGACGTGGTGGGACCGATGGCCGCCACGGTGGCCGACGTCCGCCTGCTGCTGGGTGCGATGGCGCCCGTCGGCGGGGCGCGGGCCTCGGCTCGCATCGGCGTGTGCCCCGACCTCGACCAACTGCCGCTCGGCCCGTGGGCACGCGCCGGGCTCGACGCCGCGTTGCGCCTCGCCGGCGATGTCGCCACCGTGGCGTTCCCCGATGCGCCGCCGCTGTTCGAGACGGCGTCGACCATCGTGTTGGCCGAAGCGCTGCACACCCATCGACGCGCCGGCCTGTGGCCCAGCCGAGCCGACGACTACAGCGACGAGTTGCGGCCCCGCTTCGCCTCGGCCGAGGCGGTCAACCTGCCGCGGTACCTGGACGCCCAGGAGGCCCGACGCCGGCTGATGCGCACCGTCGCAGGGCTGTTCGAGGAAGTCGACGTCCTCCTTTCCGCAGTGTCGACGGTGGCGCCGTTGCCCATCGGCGCCGATCCCACGGGCTTCCGCGAAGCGGTCATGACGTGCACCGCGCTCCAGAGCCTGTGCGGCCTGCCCGCCTGCGTGGTGCCGGTGGGCGTCGATGCCGAAGGGCTGCCGACTGCCGTGCAGGTGACCGGTGCTTGCGGCGCCGACGCCCTCGTGCTCGATGCCGCCGAACGCCTCCAATCGCACTTACAGTAA
- a CDS encoding DinB family protein: MSGTSHLERLRTTGRDLVSLVSGADAADLRRDPAPDEWSAATVVAHLADAELVWSVRLRMIVADDRPSLTPFDENSWAERFGDLDEDVRDTLQRWRALRDSNLRLLDSLVEGEWERTGSHPQRGVLSVTALVKAQAEHDRAHLDQIRAALATS; the protein is encoded by the coding sequence ATGTCCGGGACTTCCCACCTCGAGCGGCTGCGGACGACCGGCCGCGACCTCGTGTCGCTCGTGAGCGGCGCCGATGCCGCCGACCTGCGCCGCGACCCCGCCCCCGACGAATGGTCGGCGGCCACCGTCGTCGCCCACCTGGCCGACGCTGAGTTGGTGTGGAGCGTGCGCCTGCGCATGATCGTGGCCGACGACCGCCCCTCGCTCACGCCCTTCGACGAGAACTCGTGGGCCGAGCGCTTCGGCGACCTCGACGAGGACGTGCGCGACACGCTGCAGCGGTGGCGGGCGCTGCGCGACAGCAACCTCCGGCTGCTCGACTCGCTGGTGGAGGGGGAGTGGGAGCGCACCGGCTCACACCCCCAACGCGGCGTGCTGTCGGTGACGGCGTTGGTGAAGGCGCAGGCCGAGCACGACCGCGCCCACCTCGACCAGATTCGCGCCGCGCTGGCCACCTCGTAG